Proteins encoded in a region of the Oncorhynchus clarkii lewisi isolate Uvic-CL-2024 chromosome 18, UVic_Ocla_1.0, whole genome shotgun sequence genome:
- the LOC139373649 gene encoding zinc finger TRAF-type-containing protein 1 isoform X2: MSSVEERGEVGVAATPGSSSGGLGVVAVGAALEAVVGGPSMLEEVSIRRGEGLGPESDPDEPPPKKRMRLPEGESGKLEERLYSVLCCTVCLDLPKASVYQCTNGHLMCAGCFIHLLADSRLKEEQATCPNCRCEISKSLCCRNLAVEKAVSELPTDCPFCLKQFPRSSLERHQREECQDRVTQCKYKRIGCPWKGPFHELPAHEEECCHPTKTGTELMGILGEMDQSHRRELTLYNSIFSLLCYEKIGFTGRLEVQFRPYRTDDFITRLYYETPRFTVLNQTWVLKARVNDSERNPNLSCKRTLSFQLILKSKVNSAIECSFLLLKGPYDDVRIKPVIHHHAFSNDTNETDYVPLPITDSVECNKLLAAKNINLRLFIFQIQK, translated from the exons ATGTCCTCGGTGGAAGAGCGGGGAGAGGTGGGCGTCGCGGCCACCCCAGGCTCCTCCTCAGGCGGCCTGGGTGTTGTGGCGGTGGGGGCAGCCCTGGAGGCAGTCGTCGGGGGGCCGTCTATGCTGGAGGAGGTGAGCAtccggagaggagaggggctcgGTCCCGAGTCGGATCCGGACGAGCCGCCGCCCAAGAAGCGGATGAGACTGCCGGAGGGAGAGTCGGGAAAGCTGGaagagaggctgtattcagtcctGTGCTGCACTGTATGCCTAGACCTGCCCAAAGCCTCCGTGTATCAG TGCACCAACGGTCACCTGATGTGTGCTGGCTGTTTCATCCACCTGCTGGCTGACTCTCGTCTGAAAGAGGAGCAGGCCACGTGTCCTAACTGCAG GTGTGAGATCAGTAAGTCCCTGTGTTGTAGGAACCTGGCTGTAGAGAAGGCTGTGAGTGAGCTGCCCACAGACTGCCCCTTCTGTCTCAAACAGTTCCCTCGCTCCAGCCTAGAGAGGCACCAGAGAGAGGAGTGTCAAGACAG GGTGACACAGTGTAAGTACAAGCGGATTGGCTGCCCGTGGAAGGGGCCGTTCCACGAGCTGCCGGCCCACGAGGAGGAGTGCTGCCACCCCACCAAGACTGGCACAGAGCTGATGGGCATCCTGGGGGAGATGGACCAGAGCCACCGCAGAGAACTAACCCTTTACAACTCTATATTCTCCCTGCTCTGTTACGAGAAGATTGGCTTCACAGGTAGGCTAG AGGTCCAGTTCCGGCCGTACCGCACCGATGACTTTATAACCCGTCTGTACTATGAGACTCCTCGTTTCACCGTGTTGAACCAAACCTGGGTTCTGAAGGCCAGGGTCAACGACTCTGAACGCAACCCTAACCTCTCCTGCAAACGCACCCTCTCCTTCCAGCTCATCCTCAAGAGCAAG gtGAACTCCGCTATAGAGTGTTCCTTCCTGCTGTTGAAAGGTCCGTACGATGACGTGAGGATCAAGCCTGTGATCCACCACCACGCGTTCAGCAACGACACCAACGAGACAGACTACGTCCCCCTGCCCATCACCGACTCTGTGGAGTGTAACAAACTACTGGCTGCCAAGAACATCAACCTTCGACTCTTCATCTTCCAGATCCAGAAATAG
- the LOC139373649 gene encoding zinc finger TRAF-type-containing protein 1 isoform X1, which translates to MSSVEERGEVGVAATPGSSSGGLGVVAVGAALEAVVGGPSMLEEVSIRRGEGLGPESDPDEPPPKKRMRLPEGESGKLEERLYSVLCCTVCLDLPKASVYQCTNGHLMCAGCFIHLLADSRLKEEQATCPNCRCEISKSLCCRNLAVEKAVSELPTDCPFCLKQFPRSSLERHQREECQDRYSPHWVTQCKYKRIGCPWKGPFHELPAHEEECCHPTKTGTELMGILGEMDQSHRRELTLYNSIFSLLCYEKIGFTGRLEVQFRPYRTDDFITRLYYETPRFTVLNQTWVLKARVNDSERNPNLSCKRTLSFQLILKSKVNSAIECSFLLLKGPYDDVRIKPVIHHHAFSNDTNETDYVPLPITDSVECNKLLAAKNINLRLFIFQIQK; encoded by the exons ATGTCCTCGGTGGAAGAGCGGGGAGAGGTGGGCGTCGCGGCCACCCCAGGCTCCTCCTCAGGCGGCCTGGGTGTTGTGGCGGTGGGGGCAGCCCTGGAGGCAGTCGTCGGGGGGCCGTCTATGCTGGAGGAGGTGAGCAtccggagaggagaggggctcgGTCCCGAGTCGGATCCGGACGAGCCGCCGCCCAAGAAGCGGATGAGACTGCCGGAGGGAGAGTCGGGAAAGCTGGaagagaggctgtattcagtcctGTGCTGCACTGTATGCCTAGACCTGCCCAAAGCCTCCGTGTATCAG TGCACCAACGGTCACCTGATGTGTGCTGGCTGTTTCATCCACCTGCTGGCTGACTCTCGTCTGAAAGAGGAGCAGGCCACGTGTCCTAACTGCAG GTGTGAGATCAGTAAGTCCCTGTGTTGTAGGAACCTGGCTGTAGAGAAGGCTGTGAGTGAGCTGCCCACAGACTGCCCCTTCTGTCTCAAACAGTTCCCTCGCTCCAGCCTAGAGAGGCACCAGAGAGAGGAGTGTCAAGACAGGTACTCACCTCATTG GGTGACACAGTGTAAGTACAAGCGGATTGGCTGCCCGTGGAAGGGGCCGTTCCACGAGCTGCCGGCCCACGAGGAGGAGTGCTGCCACCCCACCAAGACTGGCACAGAGCTGATGGGCATCCTGGGGGAGATGGACCAGAGCCACCGCAGAGAACTAACCCTTTACAACTCTATATTCTCCCTGCTCTGTTACGAGAAGATTGGCTTCACAGGTAGGCTAG AGGTCCAGTTCCGGCCGTACCGCACCGATGACTTTATAACCCGTCTGTACTATGAGACTCCTCGTTTCACCGTGTTGAACCAAACCTGGGTTCTGAAGGCCAGGGTCAACGACTCTGAACGCAACCCTAACCTCTCCTGCAAACGCACCCTCTCCTTCCAGCTCATCCTCAAGAGCAAG gtGAACTCCGCTATAGAGTGTTCCTTCCTGCTGTTGAAAGGTCCGTACGATGACGTGAGGATCAAGCCTGTGATCCACCACCACGCGTTCAGCAACGACACCAACGAGACAGACTACGTCCCCCTGCCCATCACCGACTCTGTGGAGTGTAACAAACTACTGGCTGCCAAGAACATCAACCTTCGACTCTTCATCTTCCAGATCCAGAAATAG
- the LOC139373649 gene encoding zinc finger TRAF-type-containing protein 1 isoform X3: MSSVEERGEVGVAATPGSSSGGLGVVAVGAALEAVVGGPSMLEEVSIRRGEGLGPESDPDEPPPKKRMRLPEGESGKLEERLYSVLCCTVCLDLPKASVYQCTNGHLMCAGCFIHLLADSRLKEEQATCPNCRCEISKSLCCRNLAVEKAVSELPTDCPFCLKQFPRSSLERHQREECQDRVTQCKYKRIGCPWKGPFHELPAHEEECCHPTKTGTELMGILGEMDQSHRRELTLYNSIFSLLCYEKIGFTEVQFRPYRTDDFITRLYYETPRFTVLNQTWVLKARVNDSERNPNLSCKRTLSFQLILKSKVNSAIECSFLLLKGPYDDVRIKPVIHHHAFSNDTNETDYVPLPITDSVECNKLLAAKNINLRLFIFQIQK; this comes from the exons ATGTCCTCGGTGGAAGAGCGGGGAGAGGTGGGCGTCGCGGCCACCCCAGGCTCCTCCTCAGGCGGCCTGGGTGTTGTGGCGGTGGGGGCAGCCCTGGAGGCAGTCGTCGGGGGGCCGTCTATGCTGGAGGAGGTGAGCAtccggagaggagaggggctcgGTCCCGAGTCGGATCCGGACGAGCCGCCGCCCAAGAAGCGGATGAGACTGCCGGAGGGAGAGTCGGGAAAGCTGGaagagaggctgtattcagtcctGTGCTGCACTGTATGCCTAGACCTGCCCAAAGCCTCCGTGTATCAG TGCACCAACGGTCACCTGATGTGTGCTGGCTGTTTCATCCACCTGCTGGCTGACTCTCGTCTGAAAGAGGAGCAGGCCACGTGTCCTAACTGCAG GTGTGAGATCAGTAAGTCCCTGTGTTGTAGGAACCTGGCTGTAGAGAAGGCTGTGAGTGAGCTGCCCACAGACTGCCCCTTCTGTCTCAAACAGTTCCCTCGCTCCAGCCTAGAGAGGCACCAGAGAGAGGAGTGTCAAGACAG GGTGACACAGTGTAAGTACAAGCGGATTGGCTGCCCGTGGAAGGGGCCGTTCCACGAGCTGCCGGCCCACGAGGAGGAGTGCTGCCACCCCACCAAGACTGGCACAGAGCTGATGGGCATCCTGGGGGAGATGGACCAGAGCCACCGCAGAGAACTAACCCTTTACAACTCTATATTCTCCCTGCTCTGTTACGAGAAGATTGGCTTCACAG AGGTCCAGTTCCGGCCGTACCGCACCGATGACTTTATAACCCGTCTGTACTATGAGACTCCTCGTTTCACCGTGTTGAACCAAACCTGGGTTCTGAAGGCCAGGGTCAACGACTCTGAACGCAACCCTAACCTCTCCTGCAAACGCACCCTCTCCTTCCAGCTCATCCTCAAGAGCAAG gtGAACTCCGCTATAGAGTGTTCCTTCCTGCTGTTGAAAGGTCCGTACGATGACGTGAGGATCAAGCCTGTGATCCACCACCACGCGTTCAGCAACGACACCAACGAGACAGACTACGTCCCCCTGCCCATCACCGACTCTGTGGAGTGTAACAAACTACTGGCTGCCAAGAACATCAACCTTCGACTCTTCATCTTCCAGATCCAGAAATAG